One Fibrobacter succinogenes DNA segment encodes these proteins:
- the lysA gene encoding diaminopimelate decarboxylase, translating to MKNSIPDSVLLKAASEYGTPLWIYDRATIERAVKDVQVFDTVRFAQKACPNLSVVSLIRKLGCVVDAVSAGEIVRALKAGFKGGQQKGKVPEIVYTADIFDRDALELVKKYDIAVNVGSPDMIQQLADFGVKSELTIRVNPGFGHGHSRKTNTGGDLSKHGIWHEQIKDCIKLAQSNGMWITGLHMHIGSGTDFEHLAQVCDAMVDASRRLGSHLRTISAGGGLPIPYHEEEKGNRIDVKAYYDLWDNARKRIQQSIGHDVHLEVEPGRYLVAESGYLIAEIRAVKKQGDNLFYLLDAGFTDLVRPSFYGSYHAISVVARDGRELNETVDAVVAGPLCESGDVFTQEEGGFVVTRKLPKAQVGDLLILHDAGAYGAAMSSNYNSRRYAAETMYTNGEIKLIRERQTFEQLLQNDRIIEL from the coding sequence ATGAAAAATTCCATCCCTGATTCAGTGCTTTTGAAAGCGGCCAGTGAATACGGCACTCCGCTTTGGATTTATGACCGTGCGACGATTGAACGTGCTGTAAAGGACGTGCAGGTTTTTGACACTGTACGCTTTGCCCAGAAGGCATGCCCGAACCTTTCCGTGGTTTCGCTTATCCGCAAGCTTGGCTGCGTTGTCGATGCAGTCTCCGCTGGCGAAATTGTGCGTGCTCTCAAGGCAGGTTTCAAGGGTGGACAGCAGAAGGGCAAGGTTCCTGAAATTGTCTACACGGCTGATATCTTCGACCGCGACGCTCTCGAACTCGTGAAGAAGTACGACATCGCCGTGAACGTGGGCTCTCCGGACATGATCCAGCAACTCGCTGATTTCGGCGTGAAGTCTGAACTCACCATCCGCGTGAACCCGGGCTTTGGTCATGGCCATTCCCGCAAGACAAATACCGGTGGCGATTTGAGCAAGCACGGCATTTGGCACGAACAGATTAAGGATTGCATCAAGCTTGCCCAGAGCAACGGCATGTGGATCACTGGTCTTCACATGCACATCGGTTCTGGTACGGACTTTGAACACTTGGCTCAGGTATGCGATGCCATGGTCGATGCTAGCCGTCGCTTGGGCTCTCACCTCCGCACGATCAGCGCTGGTGGTGGCCTCCCGATTCCGTATCACGAAGAAGAAAAGGGCAACCGCATTGACGTGAAGGCTTACTACGATTTGTGGGACAACGCCCGCAAGCGTATCCAGCAGAGCATCGGTCACGACGTTCACCTCGAAGTGGAACCGGGCCGTTACCTTGTTGCAGAAAGCGGCTACCTCATTGCCGAAATCCGTGCCGTCAAGAAGCAGGGTGATAATTTGTTCTACCTCTTGGACGCTGGCTTTACCGATCTCGTTCGCCCGAGCTTCTACGGTAGCTACCACGCTATTTCTGTGGTCGCCCGTGATGGTCGTGAATTGAACGAAACGGTTGACGCTGTTGTGGCAGGCCCGCTCTGCGAATCCGGTGACGTGTTCACGCAGGAAGAAGGCGGCTTTGTGGTGACACGCAAGCTCCCGAAGGCTCAGGTGGGCGACTTGTTGATTCTCCATGACGCCGGTGCTTACGGTGCCGCCATGAGCAGTAACTACAACAGCCGTCG